In Bradyrhizobium sp. 1(2017), one DNA window encodes the following:
- a CDS encoding metallophosphoesterase family protein has protein sequence MSEFRLTQISDSHLGRRFPGLIANFETVSDHIDADRPDLVINTGDVSFDGPTSRDDVAFAKSLHDALPVACRYLPGNHDIGDNPTAIGPAPKPPVSEAHRRQFCDIMGEDHWSFEAAGWCFIGLNSLVMNSKLGFEAEQFDWLSREIARTNGRPVALFLHKPVFLNLPDDPEAPETSIRYVPQPARARLIEMFAHVDLRLIASGHVHQRRDFTHRHTRHVWAPSTGFVINDSRQDRIAIKETGFVEYRFQPNSVEVRHMKAAGQRDIDVEEILAQMGEH, from the coding sequence ATGTCCGAATTTCGCCTGACGCAGATTTCCGACAGCCATCTCGGCCGGCGCTTCCCCGGCCTGATTGCCAACTTCGAGACGGTCAGCGACCATATCGACGCTGACAGGCCCGATCTCGTCATCAATACCGGCGACGTCTCCTTCGATGGCCCCACCAGCCGCGACGACGTCGCATTCGCCAAGAGCCTGCACGACGCCCTGCCCGTCGCCTGCCGCTACCTGCCCGGCAATCACGACATCGGCGACAATCCGACCGCGATCGGGCCTGCGCCGAAGCCCCCGGTCAGCGAGGCGCACCGCCGGCAATTCTGCGACATCATGGGCGAAGATCATTGGTCGTTCGAGGCCGCCGGCTGGTGCTTCATCGGCTTGAACTCGCTGGTGATGAATTCGAAGCTCGGCTTCGAGGCCGAGCAGTTCGACTGGCTGTCCCGAGAGATCGCGCGCACCAATGGCAGGCCAGTCGCGCTGTTCCTGCACAAGCCGGTGTTCCTCAACCTGCCTGACGACCCAGAGGCGCCGGAGACCTCGATCCGCTACGTGCCCCAGCCGGCGCGGGCCCGGCTGATCGAGATGTTCGCGCATGTGGACCTGCGCCTGATCGCGAGCGGCCACGTGCACCAGCGGCGCGACTTCACTCATCGCCACACCCGGCACGTCTGGGCGCCGTCGACCGGCTTCGTGATCAACGACTCTCGACAGGACCGCATCGCGATCAAGGAGACCGGCTTCGTCGAGTACCGCTTCCAGCCGAACAGCGTCGAGGTCCGCCACATGAAAGCCGCGGGCCAGCGCGATATCGACGTCGAAGAGATCCTCGCCCAGATGGGCGAGCACTGA
- a CDS encoding acriflavin resistance protein, which produces MNILSSLFAQSADGRHGLLLSALAGIAAALAVALAMTVYFRLSYRTWRDVARHGLATLAAIVLFAFAAYDMRHAALAYLGLNPSKPAVEFEIRMPREMLTGVTDSQIELHTDRNQTLALVDGVRDLADGRALLRGAVALNHRTADRVLVVNLPGKGTFEFRLRLPAEPHRSEQFGPWHLADRIASPLAGPVAPQDGYTIRYRVL; this is translated from the coding sequence ATGAACATCCTCTCGAGCCTTTTCGCCCAATCCGCCGACGGCCGGCATGGCCTCCTGTTGTCGGCGCTGGCGGGCATCGCCGCCGCGCTCGCGGTGGCGCTGGCGATGACGGTCTATTTCCGCCTGAGCTACCGGACCTGGCGTGACGTTGCCAGGCATGGCCTGGCCACGCTGGCTGCGATCGTCCTGTTCGCCTTCGCCGCCTACGACATGCGCCATGCCGCGCTGGCCTATCTTGGCCTCAACCCGTCCAAGCCGGCGGTCGAGTTCGAGATTCGCATGCCCAGGGAGATGCTGACGGGGGTGACCGACAGCCAGATCGAACTGCACACCGATCGCAACCAGACGCTGGCGCTGGTCGATGGCGTGCGCGACCTCGCCGACGGCCGCGCGCTGCTGCGAGGCGCGGTGGCGCTCAACCACCGCACCGCGGACCGCGTGCTCGTGGTGAACCTGCCGGGCAAGGGCACGTTCGAATTCCGCCTCCGTCTGCCTGCCGAGCCACATCGCAGCGAGCAATTCGGCCCATGGCACCTCGCCGACCGCATCGCCTCGCCGCTGGCCGGCCCCGTCGCTCCGCAGGACGGCTACACGATCCGCTACCGCGTGCTTTAA
- a CDS encoding MAPEG family protein yields the protein MSVQMVLLPVFVQVALTFALLIGMVLARRKTLVSGETKIRDIALGEPNWPKGATQIANCYRNQFELPVLFYVLIALALPLRRADLFIVLMSWVFVVTRFAHAGVFVSSNDLGRRSTVWLASVLVLLAMWIYFALKLLLLI from the coding sequence ATGTCCGTTCAAATGGTCCTGCTGCCGGTCTTCGTGCAGGTCGCTCTCACCTTCGCGCTGTTGATCGGCATGGTGCTGGCGCGCCGCAAGACGCTGGTCTCGGGCGAGACCAAGATCCGCGACATTGCGCTGGGCGAGCCGAACTGGCCCAAGGGCGCCACACAGATCGCCAATTGCTACCGCAACCAGTTCGAGCTGCCGGTTTTGTTCTACGTCCTGATCGCGCTGGCCTTGCCGCTGCGCCGGGCCGATCTCTTCATCGTGCTGATGTCCTGGGTGTTCGTGGTGACGCGCTTTGCCCATGCCGGCGTCTTCGTCTCCTCGAACGATCTCGGCCGGCGCTCGACGGTCTGGCTCGCCAGCGTGCTGGTGCTGCTCGCGATGTGGATCTACTTCGCGCTGAAGCTGCTCCTGCTGATCTGA
- a CDS encoding RsmB/NOP family class I SAM-dependent RNA methyltransferase — protein MTPAARLSAAIEVIDTIEKDRVPAAKALKEWGTAHRFAGSGDRAAIAGLVWDVLRRYASSAHLMDADTARARLIGMLRLERNMDMPTMAALCDGSRFAPAPLTEAEQAALASRSLADAPAAIAGDYPEWLDPHLAKVFGEDRVSEAAAMASRAPLDLRVNTLKSNRDKVLRALAHLHAKPTQWSATGLRIELPADARNPGVQAEEDFIKGGIEVQDEGSQLAAQFTAAKPGEQVIDLCAGAGGKTLALAALMQGKGRLIATDRDKRQLVPIHERLSRAGVHNADVRTPKGEADPLADIRASADLVVIDAPCTGTGTWRRNPDAKWRMRPGALEIRLRDQAEVLERAVPLVKPGGRIAYITCSVLSEENGEQVRAFVARHPEFAVVPPEQTAGVLWDKAEAFGEAALQSEEGWLMTPRRTGTDGFFVSVLRKTG, from the coding sequence ATGACGCCCGCTGCCCGGCTGTCCGCAGCCATCGAAGTGATCGACACCATTGAGAAGGACCGCGTGCCCGCGGCCAAGGCGCTGAAGGAGTGGGGCACCGCGCACCGCTTCGCCGGTTCCGGCGACCGTGCCGCCATCGCCGGCCTCGTCTGGGACGTGCTGCGCCGCTACGCCTCGAGCGCGCATCTGATGGACGCCGACACCGCGCGGGCGCGCCTGATCGGCATGCTGCGCCTCGAGCGCAACATGGACATGCCCACCATGGCCGCGCTGTGCGACGGCAGCCGGTTTGCGCCTGCGCCGCTCACGGAGGCCGAGCAGGCCGCGCTCGCCTCGCGCTCCCTCGCTGATGCCCCGGCCGCAATCGCCGGCGACTATCCCGAATGGCTCGATCCGCATCTTGCAAAGGTGTTCGGGGAGGACCGCGTCAGTGAAGCCGCGGCGATGGCGAGCCGGGCCCCGCTCGATTTGCGCGTGAACACGCTAAAATCCAATCGGGACAAGGTGCTGCGCGCGCTTGCTCATCTTCATGCGAAACCGACGCAATGGTCCGCGACCGGCCTTCGCATCGAGCTTCCGGCCGATGCCCGCAACCCCGGCGTCCAGGCGGAGGAGGATTTCATCAAGGGCGGAATTGAAGTGCAGGATGAGGGATCGCAGCTTGCAGCCCAATTCACAGCGGCAAAACCCGGCGAGCAGGTGATCGACCTCTGCGCCGGCGCCGGCGGCAAGACGCTGGCGCTCGCCGCGCTGATGCAGGGCAAGGGCCGGCTGATCGCCACCGACCGCGACAAGCGCCAGCTCGTGCCGATCCACGAGCGCCTGTCGCGTGCCGGCGTCCACAATGCCGATGTCCGCACGCCCAAGGGCGAGGCGGATCCGCTGGCTGATATCCGCGCCTCGGCCGACCTGGTCGTGATCGACGCGCCCTGCACGGGAACCGGGACCTGGCGCCGCAACCCCGACGCCAAATGGCGGATGCGGCCGGGCGCGCTGGAGATTCGCCTGCGCGACCAGGCCGAAGTGCTGGAGCGCGCGGTTCCCCTGGTGAAGCCGGGCGGCCGCATCGCCTACATCACCTGCTCGGTGCTGTCGGAGGAGAACGGCGAGCAGGTGAGGGCGTTCGTCGCCCGCCATCCCGAATTTGCTGTCGTGCCGCCGGAGCAGACCGCAGGCGTGCTCTGGGACAAGGCGGAAGCCTTTGGCGAGGCCGCGCTGCAGTCCGAGGAAGGGTGGCTGATGACGCCGCGGCGGACCGGGACGGACGGGTTCTTCGTCTCGGTGCTGAGGAAGACGGGCTGA
- a CDS encoding cold-shock protein: MAMGTVKWFNTQKGYGFIQPDDGQKDVFVHISAVERAGLSSLNEGQKVSFDIVADRRSGKSSADNLRVG, encoded by the coding sequence ATGGCTATGGGCACCGTGAAGTGGTTCAACACCCAAAAGGGTTATGGTTTCATCCAGCCGGACGACGGCCAGAAGGACGTGTTCGTGCACATCAGCGCCGTCGAGCGCGCTGGCCTCTCTTCCCTCAATGAGGGTCAGAAGGTCTCGTTCGACATCGTCGCCGATCGTCGCAGCGGCAAGTCCTCGGCGGACAATCTCCGCGTCGGCTAA
- a CDS encoding DHCW motif cupin fold protein: MQIPTSPFTVTDWSKVEPTTHPGEAGEAKWRTLEIGDLRVRMVEYSPGYRADHWCDRGHVLYVLKGELDSELRDGRKFKLTAGMSYQVSDFGDAAHRSSTAVGATLFIVD, encoded by the coding sequence ATGCAAATCCCCACCTCACCCTTCACCGTCACCGACTGGAGCAAGGTCGAGCCGACCACGCATCCCGGCGAGGCCGGCGAGGCCAAATGGCGCACGCTCGAGATCGGCGATCTCCGGGTCCGGATGGTGGAGTATTCGCCGGGTTATCGCGCCGATCATTGGTGTGATCGCGGCCACGTGCTCTACGTGCTCAAGGGCGAGCTCGACAGCGAGCTGCGCGACGGGCGCAAATTCAAGCTGACGGCGGGGATGAGCTACCAGGTTTCGGATTTCGGCGACGCCGCCCATCGGTCCTCGACGGCCGTCGGCGCGACGCTCTTCATCGTCGACTGA
- a CDS encoding MFS transporter, which translates to MTSSERANPMHKAGTAGPGLSSAMALLLATACGLSVANIYFAQPLLDAMARDFGIAPAAIGMVVTFTQIGYAFGLILIVPLGDLWDRRRLITGQIALTAIGLVVVGTASHAAVLLAGLALVGVLAVVVQILVAFAATLAAPEGRGRAIGTVTSGVVGGILLARFASGALADIGGWRTVYLVSAGLMLAMAVLLWCVLPRGPHATMAGSSYRSLLRSTAVLFAQEPILRERALFAFLIFADLNVFWTSIVLPLSAPPFSLSHTTIGLLGIAGFAGALGARNAGRLADLGWAQRTTGLSLMLMLVAWAAIASLHASLWFVVAGVIMLDLGLQAVHVTSQSLIVAARPDAASRLVGGYMVFYSIGSAAGGIAATMVYAVAGWSGVCMLGSGISAAALLVWVINASRMQQAAGCALTASPPR; encoded by the coding sequence ATGACCAGCAGCGAACGCGCCAACCCGATGCACAAGGCCGGGACGGCCGGGCCCGGGCTTTCCTCCGCCATGGCGCTCCTGCTGGCGACGGCTTGCGGCCTCAGCGTTGCGAACATCTATTTCGCCCAGCCATTGCTCGACGCGATGGCCAGGGACTTCGGCATCGCTCCCGCAGCGATCGGCATGGTCGTGACCTTCACGCAGATCGGCTACGCGTTCGGCCTGATCCTGATCGTGCCGCTGGGCGACCTCTGGGATCGCCGGCGCCTGATCACGGGCCAGATTGCATTGACGGCGATCGGACTGGTGGTCGTCGGCACCGCATCGCACGCCGCGGTGCTGCTCGCGGGACTGGCACTGGTCGGCGTGCTTGCCGTTGTCGTTCAAATTCTCGTCGCCTTTGCCGCAACGCTCGCAGCACCGGAAGGCCGGGGCCGCGCCATCGGGACGGTGACGAGCGGCGTTGTCGGGGGAATCCTGCTGGCGCGCTTCGCCTCGGGCGCACTTGCCGATATCGGCGGATGGCGCACGGTCTACCTCGTTTCGGCCGGCCTCATGCTCGCCATGGCGGTTTTGCTGTGGTGCGTCCTCCCTCGCGGCCCGCACGCGACAATGGCCGGCTCCTCGTATCGGTCGCTGCTGCGCTCGACGGCGGTGTTGTTCGCCCAGGAACCGATCCTGCGCGAGCGGGCCTTGTTTGCGTTCCTGATCTTCGCCGATCTCAACGTGTTCTGGACGTCGATCGTCCTGCCGCTCTCGGCGCCCCCTTTTTCGCTGTCGCATACGACGATTGGACTGCTCGGCATCGCCGGCTTCGCCGGAGCGCTCGGCGCGCGCAACGCCGGCCGGCTCGCCGATCTTGGATGGGCGCAACGCACCACCGGACTGTCGCTCATGTTGATGCTCGTCGCCTGGGCCGCGATCGCCTCCCTGCATGCCTCGCTCTGGTTCGTCGTTGCGGGCGTGATCATGCTCGATCTCGGGTTGCAGGCCGTGCACGTCACCAGCCAGAGCCTGATCGTCGCCGCGCGTCCCGACGCAGCGAGCAGGCTGGTCGGAGGCTACATGGTCTTCTATTCGATCGGCAGCGCAGCCGGCGGAATCGCGGCGACCATGGTCTACGCGGTGGCGGGCTGGAGCGGCGTCTGCATGCTGGGTTCCGGAATCAGCGCCGCTGCACTCCTGGTCTGGGTCATCAATGCGAGCAGGATGCAGCAGGCGGCCGGCTGCGCTCTGACGGCCTCGCCGCCCAGGTAA
- a CDS encoding winged helix-turn-helix transcriptional regulator codes for MKRTGFAKAECPVARALDAIGDWWSLLIVRDAFDGLRRFGDFQKNLGIAKGMLSTRLQKLVELDVLELVPASDGSAYREYALTRRGRDLFPVIVGLRQWGEAHLYARGEAHSDLVDQAGQPVGPLVLPSRTGQPLTWSDTKVRKASARKR; via the coding sequence TTGAAGCGAACGGGTTTTGCCAAGGCCGAATGCCCAGTGGCGCGTGCGCTGGATGCTATCGGGGACTGGTGGTCGCTCCTGATCGTGCGCGATGCCTTCGACGGGCTGCGTCGATTCGGCGATTTCCAGAAGAACCTCGGCATTGCCAAGGGCATGCTCAGCACGCGCCTGCAGAAACTGGTCGAGCTCGACGTGCTCGAGCTGGTTCCGGCATCCGACGGCAGCGCGTATCGGGAATATGCGCTGACGAGGCGGGGACGCGACCTGTTTCCCGTCATCGTCGGTCTGCGCCAATGGGGCGAGGCGCATCTTTACGCGCGTGGCGAGGCGCATTCCGACCTGGTGGACCAGGCCGGCCAGCCGGTCGGGCCGCTGGTGCTGCCGTCGCGAACCGGCCAGCCGCTGACCTGGTCGGACACGAAGGTGCGAAAGGCCAGTGCGCGCAAGCGCTGA
- a CDS encoding nuclear transport factor 2 family protein, protein MSLHHPPSTLAALGRTWIEAWNGRDLDRVLALYEEAAVMTSDRIPALGFDASGTLRGKAALRAYWGKALGLLPKLHFSLIELFVSPDSVVVFYENERGKKICEYLRLNAAGKIVQGSANHLPH, encoded by the coding sequence ATGTCACTGCACCACCCGCCATCGACGCTCGCCGCGCTCGGCCGCACCTGGATCGAGGCCTGGAATGGGCGCGACCTCGACCGTGTGCTCGCACTCTATGAAGAGGCGGCCGTGATGACCTCGGACCGCATCCCGGCGCTGGGATTCGATGCCAGCGGCACCCTGCGCGGCAAGGCCGCCTTGCGTGCTTACTGGGGCAAGGCGTTGGGGCTGCTGCCGAAGCTGCATTTCTCGCTGATCGAACTGTTCGTCAGCCCGGATAGCGTCGTGGTGTTCTACGAAAACGAGCGGGGCAAAAAGATCTGCGAGTATCTGCGGCTGAATGCGGCTGGTAAGATCGTGCAGGGATCGGCGAACCATTTGCCTCATTAA
- the guaA gene encoding glutamine-hydrolyzing GMP synthase codes for MTAAQNDRSASTPSVASAHDKILIVDFGSQVTQLIARRVREDGVYCEIVPFNKAEEAFKEMKPKAVILSGGPESVHEAGSPRAPQLIFASGVPVMGICYGQMTMAAQLGGEVEGGHHREFGRADVEVKAASKLFEDVWSSGSKNQVWMSHGDRITKMPPGFSVAGTSPNAPFAIIQDETRKYYGLMFHPEVVHTPDGAKLIRNFVRKIAGLTGDWTMRAFREEEIAKIRQQVGKGKVICGLSGGVDSAVAAVLIHEAIGDQLTCVFVDHGLLRLDEAKTVVDLFRHHYNIPLVHVDASKQFLGELEGVTDPEVKRKTIGRLFIEVFEQEAKKIGGADFLAQGTLYPDVIESVSFTGGPSVTIKSHHNVGGLPERMNMKLVEPLRELFKDEVRKLGRELGLPEIFVGRHPFPGPGLAIRCPGDITRDKLDILRKADAVYIDQIRKHGLYDEIWQAFAVLLPVKTVGVMGDGRTYDYVVGLRAVTSTDGMTADFYQFDMKFLGETATRIINEVKGVNRVVYDVTSKPPGTIEWE; via the coding sequence ATGACAGCAGCACAGAACGACCGCTCCGCGTCGACGCCCTCGGTGGCCTCGGCGCACGACAAGATTCTCATCGTCGACTTCGGCAGCCAGGTGACGCAGCTGATCGCGCGCCGCGTGCGCGAGGACGGCGTCTATTGCGAGATCGTCCCCTTCAACAAGGCCGAAGAGGCTTTCAAGGAGATGAAGCCGAAAGCGGTGATTCTCTCCGGCGGCCCCGAGTCCGTGCATGAGGCCGGCTCGCCCCGCGCCCCGCAGCTGATCTTCGCCTCCGGCGTGCCCGTGATGGGCATCTGCTACGGCCAGATGACCATGGCGGCGCAGCTCGGCGGCGAAGTCGAGGGCGGCCATCACCGCGAGTTTGGCCGCGCCGATGTCGAGGTCAAGGCAGCGAGCAAGCTGTTCGAGGACGTCTGGTCGTCAGGCAGCAAGAACCAGGTCTGGATGAGCCATGGCGATCGCATCACCAAGATGCCACCGGGCTTCTCCGTCGCCGGCACCTCGCCGAACGCGCCGTTCGCGATCATCCAGGACGAGACGCGCAAATATTACGGCCTGATGTTCCACCCCGAAGTGGTGCATACGCCCGACGGCGCCAAGCTCATCCGCAACTTCGTCCGCAAGATCGCAGGCCTCACCGGCGACTGGACCATGCGTGCCTTCCGCGAGGAGGAGATCGCAAAGATCCGCCAGCAGGTCGGCAAGGGCAAGGTGATCTGCGGCCTCTCCGGCGGCGTCGATTCAGCTGTTGCCGCCGTGCTGATCCACGAAGCCATCGGCGACCAGCTCACCTGCGTCTTCGTCGATCACGGCTTGCTCCGCCTCGACGAAGCCAAGACCGTCGTCGACCTGTTCCGCCACCATTACAACATCCCGCTCGTCCACGTGGACGCATCGAAGCAATTCCTCGGCGAGCTCGAAGGCGTCACCGACCCGGAAGTGAAGCGCAAGACCATCGGCCGCCTCTTCATCGAGGTGTTCGAGCAGGAGGCGAAGAAGATCGGCGGCGCCGATTTCCTCGCGCAAGGAACGCTCTACCCTGATGTGATCGAGAGCGTCTCCTTCACCGGCGGCCCCTCGGTGACGATCAAGTCGCACCACAATGTCGGCGGACTTCCCGAGCGCATGAACATGAAGCTCGTCGAGCCCCTGCGCGAGCTGTTCAAGGACGAGGTGCGCAAGCTCGGGCGCGAGCTCGGCCTGCCCGAAATCTTCGTCGGCCGCCATCCGTTCCCGGGCCCGGGCCTCGCAATCCGCTGCCCCGGCGACATCACCCGCGACAAGCTCGACATCCTCAGGAAAGCCGACGCCGTCTACATCGACCAGATCCGCAAGCACGGCCTCTACGACGAGATCTGGCAGGCCTTTGCGGTGCTGCTCCCGGTGAAGACCGTCGGCGTCATGGGCGACGGCCGCACCTATGACTACGTCGTGGGCTTACGCGCCGTCACCTCCACCGACGGCATGACCGCGGACTTCTACCAGTTCGACATGAAGTTCCTGGGCGAGACCGCCACGCGCATCATCAACGAGGTGAAGGGCGTGAACCGGGTGGTGTACGACGTGACGAGCAAGCCGCCTGGGACGATTGAGTGGGAGTGA
- a CDS encoding HNH endonuclease codes for MGFGVFIHRSDSIYDDSPAERYQFPGQYLRRVEACIGDWIIYYEPSKVAETRGYFAIARVQRVIPDPAASGMYLALIEPGSYLDFANPVAFNGPTGPVERGVLNEQGRISGRAQSAVRPISPDDFNRIFELGFAEGAPLLPRVDADVRLSQFEEREQAPFIFEQQRDRVSLTVSRVLRDRVFRRIVLRAYDERCVITGLKLINGMGRAEVAAAHIRPVEANGPDIVSNGIALSGTAHWMFDRGLISLADDLEILISRQTNDLEGVRSVINKTGRALEPRRPSDRPHPHFLQWHREHCFKQ; via the coding sequence ATGGGATTTGGGGTATTCATTCATCGATCGGACTCGATCTACGATGACAGCCCGGCTGAACGATATCAGTTTCCCGGTCAGTATCTGCGTCGCGTCGAAGCCTGTATCGGCGATTGGATCATCTATTACGAACCGAGCAAGGTAGCCGAGACGCGCGGCTATTTTGCGATTGCGCGGGTTCAGCGGGTTATTCCTGACCCAGCAGCTTCGGGGATGTATCTCGCTCTAATCGAGCCCGGAAGCTATCTGGATTTTGCCAATCCGGTCGCTTTCAACGGGCCGACAGGTCCCGTGGAGCGGGGCGTCCTGAATGAGCAGGGGCGAATTTCGGGACGCGCTCAGTCGGCAGTCCGTCCAATTTCGCCCGACGATTTCAATAGAATATTCGAGCTCGGTTTTGCGGAAGGTGCTCCATTGCTGCCCCGAGTTGATGCCGATGTTCGGCTATCTCAATTCGAAGAGAGAGAGCAGGCGCCGTTCATCTTTGAGCAGCAGCGCGATCGCGTCAGCCTTACAGTATCGCGAGTTCTGCGCGATCGCGTTTTTCGTCGGATTGTATTGCGCGCCTACGACGAGCGTTGCGTCATTACTGGGCTAAAGCTCATTAATGGAATGGGACGCGCAGAGGTCGCGGCGGCGCATATTCGCCCGGTAGAGGCAAACGGGCCGGACATCGTAAGCAACGGGATCGCACTATCCGGCACCGCTCATTGGATGTTCGATCGTGGTTTGATTAGTTTGGCGGATGATCTGGAAATATTGATCTCGCGTCAGACAAACGATCTGGAAGGAGTTCGATCGGTCATCAACAAGACTGGTCGTGCGCTTGAGCCAAGAAGACCGTCGGATCGGCCGCATCCACATTTCCTGCAGTGGCACCGCGAACATTGCTTCAAGCAATAG
- a CDS encoding YdeI/OmpD-associated family protein, with the protein MAYRERWQAEIAELQAILSGFDLKEERKWGKPCYTLDGKNVVIIQDFKEYCALGFFQGALLKDPKKLLVQLGQVQAGRVMKFTGVKEIAAKTSTIKAYLREAMAAAKAGLKVETKPRELPVPDELKDKFRKDPKFKRAFEALTPGRQRGYLFHFTGAKQSATRTARIERAMPAIFEGRGFQERR; encoded by the coding sequence ATGGCGTATCGAGAGCGGTGGCAGGCCGAGATTGCCGAGCTGCAAGCGATCCTGTCCGGGTTCGACTTGAAAGAGGAGCGGAAGTGGGGAAAGCCCTGCTACACGCTGGATGGGAAAAACGTCGTCATCATCCAGGACTTCAAGGAATATTGCGCATTGGGCTTCTTCCAGGGTGCGCTGCTGAAGGACCCGAAGAAGCTGCTGGTACAGCTCGGGCAGGTTCAGGCCGGCCGGGTGATGAAGTTCACCGGCGTCAAGGAGATCGCAGCGAAGACGTCCACCATCAAGGCCTATTTGCGCGAGGCCATGGCGGCGGCGAAGGCCGGACTGAAGGTCGAGACGAAACCCCGCGAGTTACCCGTCCCTGACGAGCTAAAAGACAAGTTCCGCAAAGACCCGAAGTTCAAGCGCGCGTTCGAGGCGCTGACGCCGGGCCGGCAACGGGGATATTTGTTTCACTTCACCGGCGCGAAGCAATCCGCGACGAGGACTGCGCGGATCGAGAGGGCGATGCCTGCGATCTTCGAAGGACGAGGGTTTCAGGAGCGGCGATAG
- a CDS encoding serine hydrolase domain-containing protein: MSVPAAASQQPAPATDPETLGWMQGFPPSPDRTITFQDGSFRSFPELRWAWSNIRQLVPTVNVWRGAGPASVLPRQDHDIGAVGSTTLDGRPMTFANMLEETYTDGIAVLHRGKLIHERYFGALKPHKPHIAMSVTKSFTGVLAGMLVAEGTIDPQAPVTDYVPELKASAFGDARVHEVMDMTTGLLYTEVYTDKNSDVWGLRRANGMAPIPPGYEGATTIFDFLVAQKKQGEHGKAFAYKTVNTDVLAWIVRRASGMTLSDLLSERIWQPMGAEEDAHYHVDRIGTESGGGGLSTTLRDLARFGETMRNHGRFNGHHIVPSQVVEDIARGGDPEKFKPAGYTTLPGASYRNQWWVSHNAHGAYMARGVHGQGIYIDPKAEMVIARYASHPMAGNAANDPVTLPAYMALAKALMAGG; this comes from the coding sequence ATGTCAGTTCCCGCCGCCGCCAGCCAGCAGCCTGCACCCGCCACCGACCCCGAAACCCTGGGCTGGATGCAGGGCTTCCCGCCGTCCCCCGACCGCACCATCACCTTCCAGGACGGCTCGTTCCGCAGCTTCCCAGAGCTGCGCTGGGCCTGGAGCAACATCCGCCAGCTGGTGCCGACGGTGAATGTCTGGCGCGGGGCGGGGCCGGCGTCGGTGTTGCCGCGCCAGGACCACGACATCGGCGCGGTCGGCTCGACCACGTTGGACGGCCGGCCCATGACCTTCGCAAACATGCTGGAGGAGACCTACACCGACGGCATCGCGGTGCTGCATCGGGGCAAGCTGATCCATGAGCGTTATTTCGGCGCGTTGAAGCCGCACAAGCCGCATATCGCGATGTCGGTGACGAAGTCGTTCACCGGCGTTCTCGCGGGCATGCTGGTCGCGGAGGGCACGATCGATCCGCAGGCACCCGTGACCGACTATGTGCCGGAGCTGAAGGCGAGCGCGTTCGGCGACGCGCGGGTGCACGAGGTCATGGATATGACCACGGGGCTGCTCTACACCGAGGTCTATACCGACAAGAATTCGGACGTGTGGGGCCTGCGGCGCGCCAACGGCATGGCGCCGATTCCGCCGGGTTACGAAGGCGCGACCACGATCTTTGACTTTCTCGTCGCGCAGAAGAAGCAGGGCGAGCACGGCAAGGCCTTTGCCTACAAGACCGTCAACACCGACGTGCTGGCCTGGATCGTCAGGCGCGCCAGCGGCATGACGCTGTCCGATCTTCTCTCCGAGCGCATCTGGCAGCCGATGGGCGCGGAGGAGGATGCGCATTATCACGTCGACCGCATCGGCACCGAGAGCGGCGGCGGCGGCCTCTCCACGACACTGCGAGATCTCGCCCGCTTCGGCGAGACCATGCGCAATCACGGCCGCTTCAACGGCCACCATATCGTGCCCTCGCAGGTGGTCGAGGACATCGCGCGCGGCGGCGACCCCGAAAAGTTCAAGCCGGCCGGCTACACCACGCTGCCCGGCGCTTCGTACCGCAATCAATGGTGGGTCAGCCACAACGCCCACGGCGCCTACATGGCGCGCGGCGTCCACGGCCAGGGCATCTACATCGATCCCAAAGCCGAGATGGTGATCGCGCGCTACGCCTCGCATCCCATGGCCGGCAACGCCGCCAACGACCCCGTCACGCTGCCAGCCTACATGGCGCTCGCGAAGGCGCTGATGGCGGGCGGGTGA